The Heteronotia binoei isolate CCM8104 ecotype False Entrance Well chromosome 14, APGP_CSIRO_Hbin_v1, whole genome shotgun sequence genome has a window encoding:
- the LOC132582725 gene encoding toll-like receptor 2 has product MCRTQAFMSLLLLGLKLPKAKGNCGFFESEKLCVCSLLEESETENVLECLQATTYELRGGNLEKFAMFSEMTPSPYIIDILQALEVRKLIFTDLVVPEIQLPGALEFVSHPPLLSEIEFVNCTFLRTAGRRYKDGPSLLQVSSLRFHKVTAESLADRRNDLTGLTRWLETLKNLTLTESQVTSIPCEISQVFTGLHFLDVSGNHFQDKSIRSSFCLGAFPALQVLKLHHNQLSSYDAACEAVVALSMLTHLDLSRNDFLPGFSPSSECTWPQTLRVLNLSSTGLEHVEWSLPPNLETLDLSANNIFTLDLSLPALKELYLSNNSLQAIPSVENLPHLEVLSVDQNQISHLPSQSLLQLRHLKVLKAGHNLYNCSCPYTQQLQDLASKLSLLADWPHDYTCQSPPHYEDSLVKDMPSSTLRCNQAPVGRGSVVVLLSSLHLALCLFLI; this is encoded by the coding sequence ATGTGCAGAACTCAGGCCTTTATGTCCCTCCTTCTCCTGGGACTGAAACTCCCCAAGGCAAAAGGCAACTGTGGGTTTTTTGAGTCTGAAAAACTCTGCGTTTGTTCACTGCTGGAGGAGTCAGAGACTGAAAACGTTTTGGAATGCTTGCAAGCCACCACATACGAGCTTCGAGGCGGAAACCTGGAAAAATTTGCCATGTTTTCAGAAATGACACCATCTCCATACATTATCGATATTCTCCAGGCCCTGGAAGTCCGCAAGCTCATCTTTACAGACCTCGTTGTACCAGAGATTCAATTGCCAGGAGCTCTGGAATTTGTTTCCCATCCTCCTCTGCTCTCAGAAATCGAATTTGTAAACTGCACTTTCCTTAGGACAGCCGGCCGGCGTTACAAAGATGGGCCTTCCCTGCTGCAGGTTTCCTCTCTGCGTTTCCACAAAGTGACAGCTGAGTCTCTGGCTGACAGGCGCAATGATTTGACCGGTCTGACAAGATGGCTGGAGACCCTGAAGAATTTGACACTCACCGAATCACAGGTCACCTCCATCCCATGCGAAATCAGCCAGGTGTTCACTGGATTGCATTTCCTTGATGTTTCAGGAAACCATTTCCAGGACAAGAGCATCAGGTCTTCATTCTGCCTGGGAGCTTTCCCAGCACTCCAGGTGTTAAAACTCCACCACAACCAGCTGAGCTCTTACGATGCTGCGTGCGAGGCAGTTGTTGCCCTCAGCATGCTCACTCACTTAGACCTCAGTCGGAACGATTTCCTGCCTGGATTCTCGCCCTCCTCCGAGTGCACGTGGCCTCAGACCCTTCGGGTTCTCAACTTGTCCAGCACAGGGCTAGAACATGTGGAATGGTCTCTGCCACCCAACCTGGAGACCTTAGACTTGAGCGCCAACAACATCTTTACCCTTGATCTCTCACTTCCTGCCTTGAAAGAACTCTACCTGTCCAATAACAGTCTGCAGGCAATCCCCTCAGTCGAGAATCTCCCTCATCTGGAAGTCCTCAGTGTCGATCAAAACCAGATCTCACATCTGCCTAGCCAGAGCCTGCTGCAGCTGAGGCACTTGAAGGTCTTAAAAGCCGGCCACAATCTCTATAATTGCTCTTGTCCTTATACCCAGCAGCTCCAGGACTTGGCAAGCAAGCTGTCCTTACTGGCCGACTGGCCTCATGACTATACATGCCAATCCCCTCCTCATTACGAGGACTCCTTGGTTAAAGATATGCCTTCTTCAACACTGCGGTGCAACCAAGCTCCGGTCGGACGTGGCTCCGTGGTCGTCTTGCTGTCCAGCCTTCACCTGGCTCTTTGCCTGTTTCTGATTTGA